In Duganella zoogloeoides, a single genomic region encodes these proteins:
- a CDS encoding alpha/beta fold hydrolase: MSVQQRNNVHCHGDGEHTIMFVHGYGCDQTMWRFIHPAYSRRYKIILLDLTGHGGSDLSAYDRNKYADLYGHAEDMLEIIELYAKGKVIFVGHSVSAMIGLLASIQRPERFAAQVMVGPSPCYINDGDYVGGFNAEDIQQLLKLIDDNYLAWVRHMAPAIMGAPNQPQLTRELLTRLEHNDPEIARHFARVTFTADHRADLVKSTIPSLVLQCSDDLVAPREVGDYLRDHLPLSTVKVISNVGHCPHLSAPEDSSNYIDAFLDDIGY; encoded by the coding sequence ATGTCGGTGCAGCAACGCAACAACGTCCATTGTCACGGCGATGGGGAACACACGATCATGTTCGTCCATGGCTATGGTTGCGACCAGACCATGTGGCGTTTCATCCACCCGGCATACAGCCGGCGCTACAAGATCATCCTGCTGGACCTGACCGGCCACGGTGGCTCCGACCTGTCCGCCTACGACCGCAATAAATACGCCGACCTGTACGGCCATGCCGAAGACATGCTTGAGATTATCGAACTCTATGCGAAAGGCAAGGTGATTTTTGTCGGGCACTCGGTGAGCGCCATGATCGGCCTGCTGGCCTCGATACAGCGCCCCGAGCGTTTCGCCGCGCAGGTGATGGTGGGGCCGTCACCCTGCTACATCAACGATGGCGATTACGTCGGGGGTTTCAATGCGGAAGACATCCAACAACTGCTCAAGCTGATCGACGACAATTATTTGGCCTGGGTCCGGCACATGGCGCCAGCCATCATGGGCGCGCCAAACCAGCCGCAGCTCACGCGCGAACTGCTCACGCGCCTCGAGCATAACGATCCCGAGATCGCCCGCCATTTCGCCCGCGTGACGTTTACCGCCGACCACCGTGCGGACCTGGTCAAGTCGACCATTCCGTCACTGGTCCTGCAATGCAGCGACGATCTGGTGGCGCCGCGCGAGGTGGGCGACTACCTGCGCGACCACCTGCCGCTCTCGACCGTAAAGGTGATCAGCAACGTGGGCCATTGCCCGCATTTGAGCGCCCCCGAGGACAGCTCGAACTATATCGACGCCTTCCTCGACGACATCGGCTATTGA
- a CDS encoding ankyrin repeat domain-containing protein has protein sequence MKRRHWLLASVALMLSGPALAAALPPGEVDLFRAVEQDRANSVKKSLAAGVNPNARDLGGETALIVAIRNDANAAATVLMDQKGIDLEAKAPNGNTALMMAAYRKNQPLVIDLLRRGAKVNQSGWTALHYAAAGGSAEITNLLLDHKAQIDAESPSGMTPLMMAAREGQEDAVKVLLVRGANATLKDGGFHLTASDFARKADKPWIAKAIDAHLAAKGIKPQ, from the coding sequence ATGAAACGCCGTCACTGGCTGTTGGCCAGCGTTGCCTTGATGTTGTCCGGACCGGCGCTGGCAGCAGCATTGCCGCCTGGCGAGGTGGACCTGTTCCGCGCGGTGGAGCAGGACCGCGCCAACAGCGTGAAAAAGTCGCTGGCGGCCGGCGTCAATCCCAATGCACGCGACCTGGGCGGCGAAACGGCGCTGATCGTTGCCATCCGCAACGACGCCAACGCCGCCGCCACGGTCTTGATGGACCAGAAGGGCATCGACCTCGAAGCGAAAGCGCCGAACGGCAACACGGCCCTGATGATGGCTGCGTACCGCAAGAACCAGCCACTGGTGATCGACCTGCTACGGCGCGGCGCCAAGGTCAACCAGTCCGGCTGGACCGCCTTGCACTACGCGGCGGCGGGCGGCAGCGCCGAGATCACCAACTTGCTGCTCGACCACAAGGCGCAGATCGATGCCGAGTCGCCTTCAGGCATGACGCCGCTGATGATGGCCGCACGCGAAGGGCAGGAAGACGCGGTCAAGGTGCTGCTCGTACGCGGGGCCAATGCGACCCTCAAGGATGGCGGCTTTCACCTGACGGCTTCGGACTTCGCGCGCAAGGCCGACAAGCCGTGGATCGCCAAGGCCATCGACGCCCACCTGGCGGCCAAGGGCATCAAACCTCAATAG
- a CDS encoding TatD family hydrolase: MYIDSHCHINFPELAARMPEILAKMADNGVTHALCVSVDLPDFPQVLALAHQYPHIYASVGVHPDYEDTPEPTVEQLVALADDPKIIAIGETGLDYYRLEGDLEWQRERFRTHIRASRITRKPLIIHTRSASEDTIRILREEGAAPEAGGVAGVMHCFTESLEVARAAIELGFYISFSGIVTFKSAKELQAVALEVPLERMLIETDSPYLAPVPFRGRTNEPGYVAHVGEYIARLKGIPVEEVAAQTSANFFKLFNVKEAA, from the coding sequence ATGTATATCGATTCCCACTGCCACATCAATTTCCCCGAGCTGGCTGCTCGCATGCCCGAGATCCTGGCCAAGATGGCCGACAACGGCGTCACCCACGCCTTGTGCGTGTCGGTGGACCTGCCGGACTTTCCGCAGGTGCTGGCGCTGGCCCACCAGTATCCGCACATCTATGCGTCGGTGGGCGTGCATCCGGACTACGAGGACACGCCCGAACCCACCGTCGAACAACTGGTCGCGCTGGCCGACGATCCGAAGATCATTGCCATCGGCGAGACCGGCCTCGACTATTACCGCCTGGAAGGCGACCTGGAATGGCAGCGCGAGCGCTTTCGCACCCACATCCGGGCGTCGCGCATTACCCGCAAGCCGCTGATCATCCACACCCGCAGCGCCAGTGAAGACACCATCCGCATCCTGCGCGAGGAAGGCGCCGCACCGGAGGCCGGCGGCGTCGCCGGCGTGATGCACTGCTTTACCGAATCGCTGGAAGTGGCGCGCGCCGCCATCGAACTGGGCTTTTATATCTCGTTCTCGGGCATCGTCACATTTAAAAGCGCCAAGGAGTTGCAGGCCGTGGCTTTGGAGGTGCCGCTCGAACGCATGCTGATCGAGACCGATTCGCCGTACCTGGCGCCGGTGCCGTTCCGCGGCCGCACCAACGAGCCGGGCTATGTCGCCCACGTGGGCGAGTACATCGCCAGGCTCAAAGGTATCCCGGTGGAAGAGGTTGCAGCGCAGACGTCGGCCAATTTCTTCAAACTGTTCAACGTCAAAGAGGCCGCCTGA
- a CDS encoding PilZ domain-containing protein, protein MPADSHFDSTAAPGLPGRPTVLSLAIREKAALYAAYMPFLKHGGLFLATKQPYKLGDELFLALTLMDEPEKYQVAGRVAWITPAGAHHDKAQGVGIHFPDDEGGQKLRQRIEDILGPALRSARATHTL, encoded by the coding sequence ATGCCCGCTGACAGCCACTTCGATTCCACCGCCGCCCCGGGCTTGCCCGGCCGGCCGACGGTGCTGTCGCTGGCGATCCGCGAGAAGGCGGCGCTGTATGCCGCGTACATGCCGTTCCTCAAGCACGGCGGCCTGTTCCTCGCCACCAAGCAGCCGTACAAGCTCGGCGACGAGCTGTTCCTGGCGCTGACCCTGATGGACGAGCCCGAAAAATACCAGGTAGCGGGCCGGGTGGCCTGGATCACGCCGGCGGGTGCCCACCACGACAAGGCGCAGGGCGTGGGCATCCACTTCCCGGATGACGAAGGCGGCCAGAAGCTGCGCCAGCGCATCGAGGATATCCTGGGGCCGGCGCTGCGCTCGGCCCGCGCCACGCACACCTTGTAA
- a CDS encoding DNA polymerase III subunit delta', with product MSDSIYPWQQESWQQLQQLRQRLPHAILFHGAAGIGKADFIERFAQGLLCEAVRADGHACGQCASCGWFAQHNHPDYRRVRPEALEDEPPEGEEGEGDGGKKAAKSTKTPSKEIKIEQIRNLADFMNVSTHRAGLRVVVLYPAEALNMPASNALLKTLEEPPAGTVFLLASNSLDRLLPTILSRCRKFAMPMPSHDQALAWLKQQNVADADSWLREQGGAPLAALAQAESGNRDDLETLLQLLARPSVEGALKVADKLQKVPLTAQVSWLQRWLYDVCALKLAGNVRYYPRYQRELGSLADKIHISRLLAVIKGVNDRRATSDHPLSPKLFLEDMLLDYTAACSH from the coding sequence ATGAGCGATTCCATTTATCCCTGGCAGCAAGAATCCTGGCAACAATTGCAGCAGTTGCGCCAGCGCCTGCCGCACGCGATCCTGTTCCATGGCGCGGCCGGCATCGGCAAGGCCGACTTTATCGAGCGCTTCGCCCAGGGGCTGCTGTGCGAGGCCGTGCGCGCCGACGGTCATGCCTGTGGCCAGTGCGCGTCATGCGGCTGGTTCGCCCAGCACAATCACCCCGATTACCGCCGCGTGCGGCCTGAAGCGCTCGAAGACGAGCCGCCCGAGGGCGAGGAAGGGGAGGGCGATGGCGGCAAAAAGGCGGCCAAGTCCACCAAGACGCCATCGAAAGAAATCAAGATCGAGCAGATCCGCAACCTGGCCGATTTCATGAATGTTTCCACCCACCGCGCCGGCCTGCGCGTGGTGGTGCTGTATCCGGCCGAGGCGCTGAATATGCCGGCGTCCAACGCCTTGCTGAAAACCCTGGAGGAACCGCCAGCGGGCACCGTGTTCCTGCTGGCATCCAACAGTCTCGATCGCCTGCTGCCCACCATCCTGTCGCGCTGCCGCAAATTTGCCATGCCGATGCCGTCGCACGACCAGGCGCTGGCCTGGCTCAAGCAGCAAAACGTCGCGGACGCCGACAGCTGGCTGCGCGAGCAGGGCGGGGCGCCGCTGGCGGCCTTGGCCCAGGCCGAATCAGGCAACCGCGACGACCTGGAAACCCTGCTGCAACTGCTGGCCCGCCCCAGCGTGGAAGGCGCCCTGAAAGTGGCCGACAAGCTGCAAAAAGTGCCGCTCACGGCGCAGGTGTCATGGTTGCAGCGGTGGCTGTATGATGTGTGTGCGCTCAAGCTGGCGGGCAACGTGCGTTACTATCCACGCTATCAGCGCGAATTGGGCAGCCTGGCCGATAAAATTCACATCAGCCGGCTGCTGGCGGTGATCAAGGGCGTCAACGACCGCCGCGCCACGTCGGACCACCCGCTGTCGCCGAAGCTGTTTTTGGAGGATATGTTGCTCGACTATACCGCCGCCTGCAGCCACTGA
- a CDS encoding AAA family ATPase — protein sequence MISSQFVSQVGLRVSDVPGFDRYPFSLPAVRHLDVLDLHPKVTFIVGENGSGKSTLMEAIAVSFGFNAEGGTRNFGFGTRASHSVLHQYLRLSKGVRQPKDGFFLRAESFFNLATEIEKLDDEPWGGPPIINSYGGKSLHEQSHGESFFSLVMHRFGGDGFYVLDEPEAALSPQRQLSLLTRIHDLVKDRSQFVITTHSPILMAYPDAVIYQCTGTGIRQVTYEETEHFQVMHDFVVNPKRMLDILLD from the coding sequence ATGATCTCCAGCCAGTTCGTGTCGCAGGTAGGATTGCGCGTGTCCGACGTGCCGGGATTCGACCGGTATCCGTTCTCGCTGCCTGCCGTGCGCCATCTAGACGTGCTCGACCTGCATCCGAAGGTGACCTTCATCGTTGGTGAAAACGGCTCCGGTAAATCGACGCTGATGGAGGCGATCGCGGTGTCGTTCGGTTTCAACGCCGAGGGCGGCACGCGCAACTTCGGCTTTGGCACGCGCGCTTCGCATTCGGTCCTGCACCAGTACCTGCGGCTGTCGAAAGGCGTACGGCAACCGAAAGACGGCTTTTTCCTGCGCGCCGAAAGCTTTTTCAACCTGGCCACCGAAATCGAAAAGCTCGATGACGAGCCCTGGGGCGGACCACCGATCATCAATTCCTATGGCGGCAAGTCGTTGCACGAACAATCGCACGGTGAGTCGTTCTTTTCGCTGGTGATGCACCGCTTCGGCGGCGACGGCTTCTACGTGCTGGACGAGCCGGAAGCAGCGCTCTCTCCGCAGCGCCAGCTCTCGCTGCTGACCCGCATCCACGACCTGGTGAAAGACCGCTCCCAGTTCGTGATCACCACCCACTCGCCGATCCTGATGGCGTACCCGGACGCCGTGATCTACCAGTGCACCGGTACCGGCATTCGCCAGGTCACGTACGAGGAGACCGAGCACTTTCAGGTCATGCATGATTTCGTGGTCAATCCGAAGCGGATGCTGGATATTTTGCTGGATTAG
- the tmk gene encoding dTMP kinase, translating into MTDSSIRNNKFITFEGIDGAGKSTHIAFVSKYLQDRGIDLVSSREPGGTQLGEKLRELVLHETMHLETEALLMFASRREHIAQVIAPALARGAWVISDRFTDASFAYQGGGRGMDLAKLDALEQWVHPHLQPDLTLLFDVPLDVARARLDATRTLDKFEQEKTDFFAATRNEYLRRAAQFPQRFRLVDATRTIAEIEVEITGILDDLLAQR; encoded by the coding sequence ATGACCGATTCCAGTATCCGCAACAACAAATTCATTACCTTCGAAGGCATCGACGGCGCCGGCAAGTCCACGCATATCGCGTTTGTCAGCAAGTACCTGCAAGACCGTGGCATCGACCTGGTGAGCTCGCGCGAACCGGGCGGCACCCAGCTCGGCGAAAAGCTGCGCGAACTGGTGCTGCACGAAACCATGCACCTGGAAACCGAAGCATTGCTGATGTTTGCCAGCCGTCGCGAACATATTGCACAGGTAATCGCACCGGCGCTGGCGCGCGGCGCCTGGGTGATTTCCGACCGGTTTACGGATGCCAGCTTTGCCTACCAGGGCGGCGGCCGCGGCATGGACCTGGCCAAGCTGGACGCGCTCGAGCAGTGGGTGCACCCGCACCTGCAGCCTGACCTGACGCTGCTGTTCGATGTGCCACTGGACGTGGCGCGTGCGCGGCTGGACGCCACCCGCACGCTCGACAAGTTCGAACAGGAAAAGACCGATTTCTTTGCCGCCACCCGCAACGAATACCTGCGCCGCGCCGCGCAGTTCCCGCAGCGCTTCCGCCTGGTCGATGCCACCCGCACCATTGCCGAGATCGAGGTGGAGATCACCGGCATCCTCGACGATCTGCTGGCGCAGCGCTAG
- the mltG gene encoding endolytic transglycosylase MltG — translation MAFIKKIITLCILVALAVGGYFMYWQQAPILTGAAEPIAFTIVPGSGAHAVGQQIAEAGVPIQPLLFNLLARSTGKSSRIKAGSYELKPGTTPARLIEQLVRGEFAQEQLTIIEGWSFRQMRAAIDAHAGLKHDTITLSDTELMKAIGSEYERPEGLFFPDTYLFAKGSSELQIYRQAHAMMIKRLEAAWAKREAGLPYKTPYEALTMASIVEKETGQKSERNMIAAVFVNRLRLGMMLQTDPTVIYGMGLKFEGNIRKRDLETDTPFNTYTRTGLPPTPISLPGVESLAAAMAPAKTAALYFVARGNGTSKFSDNLTDHNRAVNQYQR, via the coding sequence ATGGCTTTTATTAAAAAAATAATCACACTCTGCATTCTTGTCGCGCTCGCGGTCGGCGGTTACTTCATGTATTGGCAGCAAGCGCCCATCCTCACCGGCGCCGCCGAACCGATCGCTTTCACCATCGTGCCCGGCAGCGGCGCCCACGCGGTCGGCCAGCAAATCGCCGAAGCCGGCGTGCCGATCCAGCCGCTGCTGTTCAACCTGCTGGCGCGCAGCACCGGCAAGAGCAGCCGCATCAAGGCCGGCTCGTATGAACTGAAACCCGGCACCACGCCGGCGCGGCTGATCGAGCAGCTGGTGCGTGGCGAATTCGCGCAGGAGCAGTTGACCATCATCGAAGGCTGGAGCTTCCGCCAGATGCGCGCGGCAATCGACGCCCATGCGGGCCTCAAGCACGACACCATCACCCTCAGCGACACCGAGCTGATGAAAGCGATCGGCTCCGAGTACGAGCGCCCTGAGGGCCTGTTCTTCCCCGATACCTATTTGTTCGCCAAGGGTTCGAGCGAATTGCAGATCTATCGCCAGGCCCATGCGATGATGATCAAGCGCCTGGAGGCAGCCTGGGCCAAGCGCGAAGCCGGCTTGCCGTACAAAACGCCGTACGAGGCCTTGACCATGGCCTCGATCGTGGAAAAGGAGACCGGGCAAAAGTCCGAACGCAACATGATCGCTGCCGTATTCGTCAACCGCCTGCGCCTGGGCATGATGCTGCAGACCGACCCGACCGTGATCTACGGCATGGGCCTCAAGTTCGAGGGCAATATCCGCAAGCGCGATCTGGAGACCGATACGCCGTTCAATACCTACACCCGCACCGGCCTGCCGCCCACGCCAATCTCGCTGCCGGGCGTGGAATCGCTGGCCGCCGCGATGGCGCCTGCCAAGACCGCCGCCCTGTATTTCGTCGCACGCGGCAACGGCACCAGCAAATTCTCAGACAACCTCACCGACCACAACCGGGCAGTGAACCAGTACCAACGATAG
- the ygfZ gene encoding CAF17-like 4Fe-4S cluster assembly/insertion protein YgfZ: MSSWTELLSAAAPASPLTTAALAAGFVAPITDQGIIALDGEESAKFLHSQLTNDVEHLGADDVRLAGYCSPKGRLLASFLMWRSATTIFLQLPREIQAPVQKRLSMFVLRAKTKLTDATELSGMEVVLGFGGDKAEVVLQNWFDTLPAKPFTRIEHPLGTLLRVADAFGAARYQWLMSAATADTIAAELAGKLAVGGAQAWRLAEIHSGVPQIDKATQEQFVPQMVNFELLGAVNFKKGCYPGQEIVARSQYLGKLKRRTTLVSIADPAAVAGAEVFATADPEQPCGMIVNAAPNGQGGVDALVEMKLAAIDAASVRLGSAAGPALTFLALPYVLEPLDL, encoded by the coding sequence ATGTCATCCTGGACCGAACTGTTATCCGCCGCCGCGCCGGCGAGCCCGCTGACCACCGCCGCGCTTGCCGCCGGCTTTGTCGCACCGATCACCGACCAGGGCATCATTGCCCTCGATGGCGAGGAGTCGGCGAAGTTCCTGCATAGCCAACTGACCAACGATGTCGAACACCTCGGCGCCGACGACGTGCGCCTGGCCGGCTACTGCTCGCCCAAGGGCCGCCTGCTGGCCTCGTTCCTGATGTGGCGCAGCGCCACCACCATCTTCCTGCAACTGCCGCGCGAAATCCAGGCGCCGGTGCAAAAGCGCCTGTCGATGTTCGTGCTGCGTGCCAAGACCAAGCTGACCGACGCCACCGAACTGTCGGGCATGGAGGTGGTGCTGGGCTTTGGCGGCGACAAGGCCGAAGTCGTGCTGCAAAACTGGTTCGACACCCTGCCCGCCAAACCGTTCACCCGCATCGAGCATCCGCTGGGCACGCTGCTGCGCGTGGCCGACGCCTTCGGTGCGGCGCGGTACCAGTGGCTGATGTCGGCGGCCACTGCCGATACCATTGCCGCCGAGCTGGCTGGCAAGCTGGCCGTGGGCGGCGCCCAGGCCTGGCGCCTGGCCGAAATCCACTCGGGCGTGCCGCAGATCGACAAGGCTACGCAAGAACAGTTCGTGCCGCAGATGGTGAATTTCGAATTGCTGGGCGCGGTCAACTTTAAAAAGGGCTGCTACCCGGGCCAGGAAATCGTCGCCCGCAGCCAGTACCTCGGCAAGCTCAAGCGCCGTACCACGCTGGTCAGCATTGCCGATCCGGCCGCAGTGGCCGGCGCCGAAGTGTTTGCCACGGCCGATCCGGAGCAGCCTTGCGGCATGATCGTCAATGCCGCACCGAACGGGCAAGGCGGCGTCGATGCACTGGTGGAAATGAAGCTGGCGGCGATCGACGCGGCGTCGGTGCGCCTCGGCTCGGCCGCAGGCCCGGCGCTGACCTTCCTGGCGCTGCCATACGTGCTGGAACCGCTCGACCTCTAG
- a CDS encoding DUF4936 family protein: MDLYIYYKVRDADAAALHSAVAAMQAQLAEQFAVSSELKRRPEADDGVQTWMEIYPAAPGNFAGTLAAAVDRAGLSQWIVGARHLEAFVDVVPCA, translated from the coding sequence ATGGATCTCTATATTTACTACAAGGTCAGGGATGCCGACGCGGCAGCCCTGCACTCGGCAGTTGCCGCCATGCAGGCGCAACTGGCCGAACAGTTCGCCGTATCCAGCGAACTCAAACGCCGTCCGGAAGCTGACGACGGCGTGCAAACCTGGATGGAAATCTATCCGGCCGCCCCCGGCAATTTCGCCGGCACGCTGGCCGCAGCAGTGGACCGGGCCGGCCTGTCGCAGTGGATCGTCGGCGCGCGCCACCTCGAAGCGTTCGTGGATGTTGTGCCATGTGCCTGA